In the Candidatus Bathyarchaeota archaeon genome, AATAAAAAAAGCTACTGAAGTTGTCAAAAATCAGGGAAAGATAAAATTATGAATTAGTTTCTTGTGATTCTAGTCGTTTAATACCAATTCTTTTGATCTGTTAGTCGCTTTAACAACAGCATTAATTATTGAGGTCCTAAGTTTTCCCTCTTCTAACTGAATTATGCCATCTATAGTAACACCACCAGGTGTTGTTACCATATCTCTTAATAAAGCGGGATGCTCCCCTGTTTCCAAAACCATCTTTGCAGAACCTAGTGTTGTCTGCGCAGCAAGTAAATTCGAGATCTCCCTAGCAATACCGAGTTTCACGCCAGATTCGGCTAGCGATTCAATTACCATGAATATATATGCCGGCCCACTTCCACTTAATCCTGTGACTGTATCGAGATATTTTTCTTCAAGTACCACAACTTTCCCTACAGACTCAAAAATTTCTTTTGCTAACGCTAATTGTTCATCAGTACAATTGTTAGTTGTTAAAACAGTCATTCCTTCTTGTACTAGCACAGGCGTGTTTGGCATACCTCTGATAATCGGGACGTCCTTTTTCAAATTTTTTGATATATAATTAATTGTTACACCAGCAGCAATAGTAATCAATAGATGTTTCTTCGTAATTACGTCACTAATTTCTGTAACTACATTCTTTACTTCATTAGGCTTGATTGCGAGAATAATTACATCGCTTCTTGTTACAACATCTACATTATTCTCAAAACATTTTATCGAATATTCATTAGAAACGTAATCTCTTCTATCGTCTTTTTTGTCACTTGAGCAAATATTCTGTTTGCTTATCTTCTTTGAAGATATTATGCCTTTTATCAAGGCTTCACCGATCTTACCTGATCCAATTATTCCTAAACGTATATTGTTCATTGCTAAATCACTATTTTATTTGTATAGAAAGAACTGAGAATCGATGTTCTCTAAGCCTCAATTGCTTAAACTCCTTAAAAATGAAATACCTAAACATGATATTTTTACCTGATAAAAAATATCAACGGTTTGTATAATAGGGTTAACTAAACGCACTTTTTCTATACAATGGACCTTTATATAAATTATATTGAGTTTACAGATATGTTAGCGCGCGCTATGAAGTCAAAAACACCCTATGCCATAATACTTACAAAGAACTTCACTCTCTTTATCTATCTGGCCATAAGGTTTGATTGGCTTTACTATTCCTGTATGCAATAAGCACCCATACGCCCGAAGCCATCAGACTCCGTCTTAAAAGGTTAGGTTGGTTGCCCATAGTCTATAGATGTAGTCATTGCGGTTACATTATTGAAATAATACCAATCGCAAGACATTCGTGGTGTAAAAAGTCTAAAGAAGTAGTCGCAAGTTGCCCGAATTGTCCTAAATGCGGAAACCCGTTGAGAGAGTTTCCTTATTTCGTAACCATTAAAGGAGATAAGAAAGAAGAACGCTTGATCCTCTGA is a window encoding:
- the proC gene encoding pyrroline-5-carboxylate reductase, whose translation is MNNIRLGIIGSGKIGEALIKGIISSKKISKQNICSSDKKDDRRDYVSNEYSIKCFENNVDVVTRSDVIILAIKPNEVKNVVTEISDVITKKHLLITIAAGVTINYISKNLKKDVPIIRGMPNTPVLVQEGMTVLTTNNCTDEQLALAKEIFESVGKVVVLEEKYLDTVTGLSGSGPAYIFMVIESLAESGVKLGIAREISNLLAAQTTLGSAKMVLETGEHPALLRDMVTTPGGVTIDGIIQLEEGKLRTSIINAVVKATNRSKELVLND